A stretch of the Capsicum annuum cultivar UCD-10X-F1 chromosome 8, UCD10Xv1.1, whole genome shotgun sequence genome encodes the following:
- the LOC107879650 gene encoding LOB domain-containing protein 22-like, which produces MTNVVNNNTQNISYLRSSLTTRSSTAAARVASQGGGSGGNGSQACAACKYQRRRCAPDCPLAPYFPAKRHKDFLNAHKLFGVSNILKVLKNVSPFQKDNAMKALIFEANIRAGDPVGGCYRTILNLHRQINLCQAELQFVYRQIFRVKAAAIQVQPNINTKACSLNEINNSILGFDFSPIPCLHEFDISTSIGEGSNSQIVEGERLEGFNNEKFEAKTVMSICNDKQSIVEHGDFKPYFGNFHDYKGKGIATELSNEKL; this is translated from the exons ATGACAAATGTAGTCAACAACAACACTCAAAATATCTCGTATTTACGATCTTCTCTCACTACACGTTCTTCTACTGCTGCTGCAAGAGTTGCTTCCCAGGGCGGTGGAAGTGGCGGAAATGGTTCGCAAGCTTGTGCCGCGTGCAAATATCAACGCCGAAGATGTGCGCCTGACTGTCCCTTAGCACCTTATTTTCCGGCCAAAAGACACAAAGATTTTCTCAATGCCCACAAACTCTTCGGCGTTAGTAACATATTAAAGGTCCTTAAAAATGTTTCACCGTTTCAGAAAGACAACGCGATGAAAGCATTAATCTTCGAGGCTAATATTCGTGCCGGCGACCCTGTTGGAGGATGTTATCGGACTATCTTGAATCTGCATCGGCAAATTAATCTTTGTCAGGCTGAATTGCAATTTGTTTATCGTCAGATTTTTCGTGTCAAGGCCGCGGCTATCCAAGTACAACCGAATATTAATACAAAGGCATGCTCTCTCAATGAAATTAATAATAgtattttgggttttgatttttcaCCAATCCCCTGTCTTCATGAATTCGACATATCTACTTCCATTGGAGAAGGATCAAATAGTCAAATAGTAGAAGGAGAACGACTTGAGGGATTTAACAATGAAAAATTTGAAGCTAAAACAGTGATGTCAATTTGTAATGACAAACAATCGATTGTTGAACATGGAGATTTCAAGCCATATTTTGGAAATTTTCATGATTATAAAGGCAAAGGAATAGCAACAGAACTAAG CAATGAGAAGTTGTGA